A stretch of the Mycobacterium shigaense genome encodes the following:
- the egtE gene encoding ergothioneine biosynthesis PLP-dependent enzyme EgtE, which yields MSDGGSLADRWRQARPPVAGLHLDSAACSRQSRAVIDAAAQHARHEAEVGGYVAAEAAAPTLEAGRAAFAMLSGMPDAEVVYTTGALNALDLLLGSWPADGRTVACLPGEYGPNLAVLMAHGFDRQLLPTLGDGRVALDDAAFALAAHPPDLVHLTAVASHSGVVQPVAMLARLCGELGVPMVVDAAQALGHVDCAAGADVTYATSRKWIAGPRGVGVLAVRGELMERLSPRLAAPEWAPTSTLAQQLEFGEANIAARVGFSVALGEYLAYGPEAVGARLAELGSIGRAVLADVPGWAVIEEVEEPSAITTLAPVDGADPQAVRAWLLAERRILTTYAGVQRAPLELTGPLLRISPHVDTTAADLETFAEALIAATVATAA from the coding sequence GTGAGCGACGGCGGGTCGCTGGCCGACCGATGGCGGCAGGCCCGCCCGCCGGTGGCCGGGCTGCACCTGGACAGTGCGGCGTGTTCGCGCCAGAGCCGGGCCGTCATCGACGCCGCCGCCCAGCACGCGCGCCACGAGGCCGAGGTCGGTGGTTACGTCGCGGCCGAGGCCGCCGCACCCACGCTCGAGGCCGGGCGCGCCGCATTCGCCATGCTCAGCGGAATGCCCGACGCCGAAGTGGTGTACACCACCGGCGCCCTGAACGCGCTGGACCTGCTGCTCGGCAGCTGGCCGGCCGACGGTCGCACCGTGGCCTGCCTGCCCGGCGAATACGGGCCCAACCTGGCCGTGCTGATGGCGCACGGATTCGACCGCCAACTGCTGCCGACCCTCGGCGACGGCCGGGTGGCCCTCGACGACGCGGCGTTTGCCTTGGCGGCCCACCCTCCCGACCTCGTGCACCTGACGGCTGTCGCCAGTCACAGCGGCGTCGTGCAGCCGGTGGCGATGCTGGCCCGGCTCTGCGGCGAGCTGGGTGTGCCGATGGTCGTCGACGCCGCTCAGGCGCTGGGCCACGTGGACTGCGCCGCGGGCGCCGACGTCACGTATGCCACCTCGCGCAAGTGGATCGCCGGGCCGCGCGGCGTGGGTGTACTCGCCGTCCGGGGCGAGCTGATGGAGCGGTTGTCACCGCGGCTCGCCGCCCCGGAGTGGGCGCCGACATCGACGCTGGCTCAGCAGCTTGAGTTCGGCGAGGCCAACATCGCTGCGCGCGTGGGGTTTTCGGTGGCGCTGGGCGAGTATCTGGCGTACGGACCCGAGGCAGTCGGCGCCCGGCTGGCCGAGCTGGGCAGCATCGGCCGCGCCGTGCTGGCAGACGTGCCCGGCTGGGCGGTGATTGAGGAGGTCGAGGAGCCCAGCGCGATCACCACGCTGGCGCCGGTCGACGGCGCCGACCCGCAGGCGGTGCGAGCCTGGCTGCTCGCCGAACGACGGATCCTGACCACCTACGCCGGGGTGCAGCGCGCGCCCCTGGAGCTGACCGGGCCGCTGCTGCGGATCTCGCCGCACGTCGACACCACCGCCGCCGACCTGGAGACGTTCGCCGAGGCGTTGATCGCCGCGACGGTCGCGACCGCCGCCTAG
- a CDS encoding stage II sporulation protein M, which yields MDVDAFVLAHRGTWDRLEQLVKKRRSLTGAEIDELVELYQRVSTHLSTLRSASTIGSDSVMIGRLSSLIARARSAVTGAHAPVTSAFVRFWTVSFPVVAYRAWRWWLGSAVAFFAVVVVIAFWVAGNPEVQSAIGTPSDIDQLINHDVSSYYSEHPAAAFALQVWVNNSWVAAQCIALAVLLGLPIPFVLFQNAANVGVIAGLMFPAGKGGLLLGLLLPHGLLELTAVFLAAAAGMRLGWSVISPGDRPRGQVLAEQGRAVVSVAVGLVGVLLISGLIEALVTPSSLPTFARVGIGIVAEAAFLSYIVYFGRRAAKVGETGDIEDAPDVVPTH from the coding sequence GTGGACGTCGACGCATTCGTGCTGGCCCATCGCGGGACCTGGGACCGGCTGGAGCAGTTGGTCAAGAAGCGCAGGTCGCTGACCGGTGCCGAGATAGACGAACTCGTCGAGCTTTATCAGCGGGTGTCCACCCACCTGTCGACGCTGCGCTCGGCCAGCACGATCGGGTCGGACTCGGTGATGATCGGCCGGCTCTCGAGCCTGATCGCGCGCGCCCGCTCCGCGGTGACGGGCGCCCACGCACCGGTCACCAGTGCGTTCGTCCGGTTCTGGACGGTGTCGTTTCCGGTGGTCGCCTACCGGGCATGGCGCTGGTGGTTGGGCTCCGCGGTGGCCTTCTTCGCCGTCGTGGTGGTGATCGCGTTCTGGGTGGCCGGCAACCCGGAGGTCCAGTCCGCCATCGGAACACCAAGTGACATCGATCAATTGATCAATCATGACGTCTCGTCGTACTACAGCGAACACCCGGCCGCGGCGTTCGCGCTGCAGGTTTGGGTGAACAACTCGTGGGTGGCCGCTCAATGCATCGCGCTCGCTGTGCTGCTCGGCCTGCCGATCCCGTTCGTGTTGTTCCAGAACGCCGCCAACGTCGGGGTGATCGCGGGCCTGATGTTTCCGGCCGGCAAGGGCGGCCTGCTGCTGGGACTGCTGCTTCCGCACGGGTTGCTCGAGCTGACGGCGGTGTTCCTGGCCGCCGCGGCGGGGATGCGGCTGGGTTGGTCGGTGATCTCTCCCGGAGACCGCCCCCGCGGCCAGGTACTTGCCGAGCAGGGCCGGGCTGTGGTGTCGGTCGCGGTGGGACTCGTGGGCGTGCTGCTGATCTCGGGCCTGATCGAAGCGCTGGTGACACCGTCGTCGTTGCCGACGTTCGCCCGGGTCGGCATCGGCATCGTCGCCGAGGCGGCATTCCTGTCCTACATCGTCTACTTTGGCCGCCGCGCCGCCAAGGTGGGGGAGACCGGCGACATCGAGGACGCGCCCGACGTCGTCCCGACGCATTAA
- the egtC gene encoding ergothioneine biosynthesis protein EgtC: MCRHLGWLGADVSVASLTLEPPFGLREQSYAPRRQKHGLMNADGWGVGFFDRSSGGEVPRRWRSPAPLWGDTSFESVAPALRSHCVVAAVRSATVGMPIDTSATAPFTDGQWLLSHNGVVDRAVLTMSSKAESVCDSAILAALVFERGLEELADTVTRTGAADPRARLNILAADGSRLLATTWGDTLSILRRADGVVLASEPYDNDSEWEDVPDHHLVEVTAQGVTMTPLDGPKGSR, from the coding sequence ATGTGCCGTCACCTCGGGTGGTTGGGCGCCGACGTCAGCGTTGCCTCGCTGACGCTGGAGCCGCCGTTCGGGCTGCGGGAGCAGTCGTATGCCCCGCGTCGGCAGAAACACGGCCTGATGAACGCCGACGGCTGGGGTGTCGGCTTTTTCGATCGCTCGTCGGGGGGTGAGGTGCCGCGGCGCTGGCGCAGCCCCGCGCCGCTGTGGGGTGACACCTCGTTCGAATCGGTCGCCCCGGCGCTGCGCAGCCACTGCGTGGTCGCGGCCGTCCGTTCGGCGACCGTCGGCATGCCTATCGACACCAGCGCCACCGCCCCGTTCACCGACGGGCAATGGCTGTTGTCGCACAACGGCGTTGTCGACCGCGCCGTACTGACGATGTCATCGAAAGCCGAATCCGTCTGCGACAGTGCGATATTGGCGGCACTCGTCTTCGAGCGTGGGCTCGAGGAGCTGGCTGACACGGTTACCCGGACCGGCGCCGCGGATCCACGTGCGCGACTGAATATCCTGGCCGCCGACGGTTCTCGCCTGCTTGCCACCACATGGGGCGACACCTTGTCCATCCTGCGTCGTGCCGATGGAGTGGTGCTGGCCAGCGAACCTTACGACAACGACTCCGAATGGGAGGACGTGCCGGATCACCACCTTGTCGAAGTGACAGCTCAAGGCGTAACGATGACCCCGCTGGACGGGCCGAAAGGATCTCGATGA
- a CDS encoding RDD family protein yields MSEVVTGDAVVLDVQIAQLPVRAVSALIDITVIFFCYVLGLLLWAATLTQFDEALSAAVLIVFTVLVIIGYPLIFETATRGRSVGKMVMGLRVVADDGGPERFRQALFRALAAVVEIWMFLGSPAVISSILSPRAKRIGDIFAGTIVVSERTPRPAPPPMMPPSLAWWASSLQLSGLDAGQAEVARQFLSRAAQLDRRLRQQMAYRIAGDVVSRIAPPPPPGAPPELVLAAVLAERHRRELARLRPPMPPQGPTPWPPPAAWPGQQATQASPWPPQNPEGFAPPH; encoded by the coding sequence ATGTCGGAGGTGGTGACCGGGGACGCCGTGGTGCTCGATGTGCAGATCGCCCAGTTGCCGGTGCGGGCGGTGAGCGCCCTGATCGACATCACGGTGATCTTCTTCTGCTACGTCCTCGGGCTGCTGCTGTGGGCGGCGACGCTGACGCAATTCGACGAGGCGCTGAGCGCGGCCGTGCTGATCGTCTTCACCGTGCTGGTGATCATCGGGTATCCCCTGATATTCGAGACCGCCACGCGGGGACGCTCGGTGGGCAAGATGGTGATGGGCCTGCGGGTGGTCGCCGACGACGGTGGCCCAGAACGCTTCCGGCAGGCCCTGTTTCGCGCGCTGGCCGCGGTGGTCGAGATCTGGATGTTCCTGGGCAGCCCCGCGGTCATCAGCAGCATCCTGTCGCCGAGGGCCAAACGCATCGGCGACATCTTCGCCGGCACCATCGTCGTGAGCGAACGCACGCCGCGGCCGGCGCCGCCGCCGATGATGCCGCCGTCGCTGGCCTGGTGGGCGTCTTCGCTGCAACTGTCGGGCCTGGATGCCGGCCAGGCCGAAGTTGCACGCCAATTCCTCTCCCGAGCAGCACAACTCGATCGCCGGCTGCGCCAGCAGATGGCCTACCGCATCGCTGGCGACGTGGTGTCCCGGATCGCCCCACCGCCCCCGCCCGGTGCGCCGCCGGAACTGGTGCTGGCGGCCGTGCTCGCCGAGCGGCACCGCCGGGAGCTGGCGCGGCTACGTCCACCGATGCCGCCGCAGGGGCCCACTCCTTGGCCTCCGCCCGCCGCATGGCCGGGCCAACAAGCGACGCAGGCGTCGCCGTGGCCGCCGCAGAATCCGGAAGGTTTTGCGCCGCCACATTAA
- a CDS encoding AAA family ATPase: MTHPSADSTPTAESARDALLALRGELAKAVVGQEGVVSGLVIALLCRGHVLLEGVPGVAKTLLIRALAAALQLEFKRVQFTPDLMPGDVTGSLVYDTRSAVFTFRAGPVFTNLLLADEINRTPPKTQAALLEAMEERQVTVDGEPRPLPDPFIVAATQNPIEYEGTYQLPEAQLDRFLLKLNVTLPSRDSEIAILGRHAHGFDPRDLSDIQPVAGAAELAAGRQAVQQVLVGDEVLGYIVDIVGATRSSPALQLGVSPRGATALLGTARSWAWLSGRNYVTPDDVKAMARPTLRHRVMLRPEAELEGATPDGVLDGILASVPVPR, encoded by the coding sequence GTGACTCACCCGTCTGCGGACTCCACCCCCACCGCTGAATCGGCGCGCGACGCCCTGCTGGCATTGCGCGGCGAACTCGCCAAGGCCGTCGTCGGGCAGGAAGGCGTCGTCAGCGGCTTGGTGATCGCGCTGCTGTGCCGCGGCCACGTGCTGTTGGAAGGTGTTCCGGGAGTGGCGAAGACGCTGCTGATCCGCGCGCTGGCGGCCGCCCTGCAACTGGAATTCAAGCGGGTGCAGTTCACCCCCGACCTGATGCCCGGCGACGTCACGGGCTCGCTGGTGTACGACACGCGCAGCGCCGTGTTCACCTTCCGGGCCGGCCCGGTGTTCACCAATCTGCTGCTGGCCGACGAGATCAACCGCACCCCACCGAAAACACAGGCCGCGCTGCTCGAGGCGATGGAGGAGCGTCAGGTCACCGTCGACGGCGAACCCCGGCCGCTGCCCGACCCGTTCATCGTCGCCGCGACGCAGAACCCGATCGAATACGAAGGCACCTACCAGTTGCCCGAGGCCCAGCTGGACCGCTTCCTGCTGAAGCTGAATGTGACGCTGCCGTCCCGTGATTCGGAGATCGCCATCCTCGGCCGCCACGCGCACGGCTTCGATCCCCGCGATCTGTCCGACATCCAGCCGGTGGCCGGGGCCGCCGAGCTGGCCGCGGGTCGCCAAGCCGTGCAACAGGTTCTGGTCGGCGACGAGGTGCTCGGCTACATCGTCGACATCGTCGGCGCCACCCGCTCGTCGCCCGCACTGCAACTGGGTGTGTCGCCCCGGGGCGCGACAGCCCTGCTGGGCACCGCCCGGTCCTGGGCATGGCTGTCCGGCCGCAACTACGTCACCCCCGACGACGTCAAGGCCATGGCGCGCCCGACGCTGCGGCACCGGGTGATGCTGCGTCCCGAGGCCGAGCTGGAGGGTGCCACGCCGGACGGCGTGCTGGACGGAATCCTGGCGTCGGTTCCGGTGCCCCGCTAG
- a CDS encoding DUF58 domain-containing protein, translating into MILTGRTGLLALICVLPIALSPWPARAFVMLLLALTAVLAIDIALAASPRRLSYTRSPDTSVRLGQQVGATLLVHNDGRRGFRGQIRDAWPPSARAEPRIHPVRIAAGQRQQVQTQLRPVRRGDQRAAVVTARSIGPLGLAGRQSSQSVPGQLRVLPPFLSRKHLPSRLAKLREIDGLLPTLIRGQGTEFDSLREYVVGDDVRSIDWRATARRADVMVRTWRPERDRRVVIVLDTGRMAAGRVGVDPTAADPAGWPRLDWSMDAALLLAALASRAGDHVDFLAHDRVSRAGVFGASRTELLAQLVEAMAPLQPTLVESDWRTMVAAIARRTRRRSLVVLLTDLNATALDEGLLPVLPQLSSRHHVMLAAVADPRVDQMAAGRSDAAAVYDAAAAERSRNDRSAIATRLRRSGVEVVDAPPSELAPALADRYLAMKATGRL; encoded by the coding sequence GTGATCCTCACCGGCCGCACCGGCCTGCTGGCGCTGATCTGCGTCCTTCCGATCGCGCTCTCCCCATGGCCGGCAAGGGCTTTCGTGATGCTGTTGCTTGCGCTGACGGCGGTGCTGGCGATCGACATCGCGCTCGCGGCCAGCCCGCGCAGGCTGAGCTACACCCGCTCGCCGGACACCTCCGTTCGGCTCGGCCAGCAGGTGGGCGCCACTCTGCTGGTCCACAACGACGGGCGGCGAGGCTTTCGCGGCCAGATCCGCGACGCCTGGCCGCCCAGCGCGCGCGCCGAACCGCGCATCCACCCGGTCCGCATTGCCGCCGGGCAGCGGCAGCAGGTCCAGACACAGCTGCGCCCGGTTCGACGCGGCGATCAGCGGGCGGCGGTGGTCACGGCCCGCTCGATCGGCCCGCTCGGACTGGCCGGGCGACAGAGTTCGCAGTCCGTGCCCGGGCAGCTGCGGGTGCTGCCGCCGTTTTTGTCCCGCAAGCATTTGCCGTCGCGGCTGGCCAAACTGCGCGAGATCGACGGGCTGTTGCCGACGCTGATCCGGGGGCAGGGTACCGAATTCGACTCGCTGCGCGAATATGTCGTCGGTGACGACGTGCGCTCCATCGATTGGCGGGCCACCGCGCGGCGCGCCGACGTCATGGTGCGTACGTGGCGGCCCGAACGCGACCGGCGCGTGGTGATCGTGCTCGACACCGGGCGCATGGCGGCCGGACGGGTGGGGGTCGATCCGACCGCCGCCGATCCCGCGGGGTGGCCCCGCCTGGACTGGTCGATGGACGCCGCACTGCTGCTGGCCGCGCTCGCGTCGCGGGCCGGCGACCACGTCGACTTCCTCGCCCACGACCGGGTGAGCCGGGCCGGCGTGTTCGGCGCCTCCCGCACCGAGCTGCTTGCGCAGCTGGTCGAGGCGATGGCACCGCTGCAGCCGACGCTGGTCGAATCGGATTGGCGGACAATGGTTGCCGCCATCGCCCGGCGCACCCGGCGACGGTCGCTGGTGGTGCTGCTGACCGACCTCAACGCGACCGCCCTCGACGAGGGACTGCTGCCGGTGCTGCCGCAGTTATCGTCCAGGCACCACGTGATGCTCGCCGCGGTCGCCGATCCGCGGGTAGACCAGATGGCTGCGGGCCGGTCGGATGCGGCCGCGGTCTATGACGCCGCCGCCGCCGAGCGGTCCCGCAACGACCGCAGCGCGATCGCGACCCGGCTGCGCCGCAGCGGGGTGGAAGTCGTCGATGCCCCGCCCTCCGAGCTCGCACCGGCGCTGGCCGATCGTTATCTGGCGATGAAAGCGACTGGGCGGCTGTAA
- the glpK gene encoding glycerol kinase GlpK, which yields MASSGEFIAAIDQGTTSTRCMIFDHDGAEVARHQLEHEQIMPRAGWVEHNPIEIWERTSSVLMSVLNSVNFSTKDIAALGITNQRETTLVWNRRSGRPYCNAIVWQDTRTDRIASALERDGRGDVIRRKAGLPPATYFAGGKLQWILENVDGVREAAESGDALFGTADSWVLWNLTGGARGGVHVTDVTNASRTMLMDLETLDWDDELLSFFSIPRQMLPAIASSSPRQPYGLTEGSGPLGGEVPITGVLGDQHAAMVGQVCLSAGQAKNTYGTGNFLLLNTGESIVRSQNGLLTTVCYQFGDAKPVYALEGSIAVTGSAVQWLRDQLGIISGAAQSEWLASQVEDNGGVYFVPAFSGLFAPYWRSDARGAIVGLSRFNTNAHLARATLEAICYQSRDVVDAMAADSGVHLEVLKVDGGITNNELCMQIQADVLGVDVVRPVVAETTALGAAYAAGLAVGFWADPSDLRANWQEDKRWTPQWGDEQRAAGYAGWRKAVQRTLDWVDVS from the coding sequence TTGGCCTCGTCCGGAGAATTCATTGCCGCCATCGACCAGGGCACTACCAGCACGCGCTGCATGATTTTTGATCACGACGGCGCTGAGGTCGCTCGTCACCAGCTCGAGCACGAGCAGATCATGCCCCGCGCCGGCTGGGTCGAGCACAACCCGATCGAGATCTGGGAACGCACCTCCTCGGTGCTGATGTCGGTGCTGAACTCGGTCAATTTTTCGACGAAAGATATTGCGGCCCTGGGTATTACCAATCAGCGCGAGACCACGCTGGTGTGGAACCGGCGCAGCGGACGGCCGTACTGCAATGCCATCGTCTGGCAGGACACCCGCACCGACCGCATCGCGTCGGCGCTGGAGCGGGATGGCCGCGGCGACGTGATCCGTCGCAAGGCGGGCCTGCCGCCGGCCACCTATTTCGCCGGCGGGAAGCTGCAGTGGATTCTGGAAAACGTCGACGGGGTGCGCGAGGCGGCCGAAAGCGGTGACGCCCTGTTCGGCACCGCCGACAGCTGGGTGTTGTGGAATCTGACTGGCGGGGCGCGGGGCGGCGTGCACGTCACCGACGTCACCAACGCCAGCCGCACGATGTTGATGGACCTCGAGACGCTCGACTGGGACGACGAGCTGCTGTCCTTCTTCTCCATTCCGCGCCAGATGTTGCCGGCGATCGCGTCGTCGTCGCCGCGGCAGCCTTACGGCCTCACCGAGGGCAGCGGGCCGCTGGGCGGCGAAGTGCCCATCACCGGGGTCCTCGGCGATCAGCATGCGGCGATGGTCGGGCAGGTGTGTCTGTCCGCGGGACAGGCGAAAAATACCTACGGCACCGGCAATTTCCTGCTGCTCAACACCGGCGAGTCGATCGTGCGGTCACAGAACGGGCTGCTGACCACCGTCTGCTATCAGTTCGGCGATGCCAAACCCGTCTACGCCCTCGAGGGTTCGATCGCGGTGACCGGCTCGGCGGTGCAATGGCTGCGCGATCAGCTGGGCATCATCAGCGGTGCCGCGCAAAGCGAGTGGCTGGCAAGCCAAGTCGAGGACAACGGCGGGGTGTACTTCGTCCCCGCGTTCTCCGGCCTGTTCGCCCCATATTGGCGATCCGACGCCCGCGGCGCGATCGTGGGGTTGTCGCGGTTCAACACCAACGCACATCTGGCCCGCGCGACGCTGGAGGCGATCTGCTACCAGAGCCGCGACGTGGTGGATGCGATGGCCGCGGATTCCGGTGTGCACCTTGAGGTTTTGAAGGTCGATGGCGGCATCACCAACAACGAGCTGTGCATGCAGATTCAGGCCGACGTGCTGGGGGTGGACGTGGTACGGCCGGTGGTCGCCGAGACCACCGCGCTGGGTGCGGCCTATGCGGCCGGGCTGGCGGTCGGATTCTGGGCCGACCCGTCCGACCTGCGGGCGAACTGGCAGGAGGACAAGCGGTGGACGCCACAGTGGGGCGACGAGCAGCGCGCCGCGGGATATGCGGGCTGGCGCAAGGCGGTGCAGCGAACGCTCGACTGGGTCGACGTGTCGTAG
- the egtB gene encoding ergothioneine biosynthesis protein EgtB, giving the protein MTARERLAADLERARTRTLSLVDFDDAELRRQYDPLMSPLVWDLAHIGQQEEFWLLRGGDPNRPGILPPSVEGLYDAFVHSRASRADLPLLSPAEARSYCRTVRSAALDALDALPADPAGDRAAFAYGMVVSHENQHDETMLQALNLRTGAALLHDPGELPAGRPDVAGSSVLVPAGPFVLGVDAAEEPYSLDNERPAHVVDVPAFRIGRVPVTNGEWQQFIADGGYTQARWWSTRGWEHRLSAGLSAPQFWGSDARTRTRFGYVEDIPDDEPVQHVCYFEAEAYAAWVGARLPTEIEWEKACAWDPATNTRRRYPWGAQDPSGDLVNLGGTALRPAPVGAYPAGASAYGVEQLLGDVWEWTSSPLRPWPGFVPMIYERYSQPFFDGDYRVLRGGSWAVESAILRPSFRNWDHPIRRQIFSGVRLAWDVADAGDTT; this is encoded by the coding sequence GTGACTGCACGGGAAAGACTCGCAGCTGATCTGGAGCGGGCGCGCACACGCACGCTGAGCCTGGTCGATTTCGACGACGCCGAATTGCGCCGGCAATACGACCCGTTGATGAGCCCACTGGTGTGGGACCTGGCGCACATCGGCCAGCAGGAAGAGTTCTGGCTGCTGCGCGGCGGCGACCCGAACCGGCCCGGGATCCTGCCGCCGTCGGTCGAAGGCCTCTACGACGCGTTCGTGCACTCCCGCGCCAGCCGCGCCGACCTGCCATTGCTGTCCCCGGCCGAGGCCCGATCCTATTGCCGCACAGTGCGGTCCGCCGCGCTGGACGCCCTCGATGCGCTGCCCGCCGATCCCGCCGGTGACCGCGCGGCGTTCGCGTACGGCATGGTGGTCAGTCACGAAAATCAGCACGACGAGACCATGTTGCAGGCGTTGAACCTGCGCACCGGGGCCGCGCTGTTGCATGACCCGGGCGAGTTGCCCGCCGGGCGGCCGGACGTGGCGGGCAGCTCGGTGCTGGTGCCTGCGGGCCCGTTCGTGCTGGGCGTGGACGCCGCCGAGGAGCCGTACTCCTTGGACAACGAGCGTCCCGCCCACGTCGTCGACGTGCCGGCGTTCCGCATCGGCCGGGTGCCGGTCACCAACGGGGAGTGGCAGCAGTTCATCGCCGACGGCGGCTACACCCAGGCGCGCTGGTGGTCCACGCGCGGCTGGGAGCACCGACTGAGCGCGGGCCTGTCCGCCCCGCAGTTCTGGGGTTCTGACGCGCGCACCCGCACCCGGTTCGGCTACGTCGAGGACATTCCCGACGATGAACCCGTGCAGCACGTCTGCTATTTCGAGGCCGAGGCGTACGCGGCGTGGGTCGGTGCCCGGCTGCCCACCGAGATCGAGTGGGAGAAGGCCTGCGCCTGGGATCCGGCGACCAACACCCGCCGTCGCTACCCGTGGGGTGCGCAGGACCCGTCGGGCGATCTCGTCAACCTGGGTGGCACCGCACTGCGTCCCGCGCCCGTGGGCGCCTACCCCGCCGGCGCCTCGGCGTACGGGGTCGAGCAGCTGCTGGGTGACGTCTGGGAGTGGACCAGCTCGCCGCTGCGTCCCTGGCCGGGGTTCGTTCCGATGATCTACGAGCGTTACTCGCAGCCGTTCTTCGACGGCGACTACCGGGTGCTGCGCGGCGGATCCTGGGCCGTGGAGTCGGCCATCCTGCGGCCCAGCTTCCGCAACTGGGATCACCCGATTCGACGTCAGATCTTCTCCGGTGTCCGGTTGGCCTGGGACGTCGCCGACGCGGGGGACACCACCTGA
- the egtD gene encoding L-histidine N(alpha)-methyltransferase has product MTLTLSNHLAADSAYLALRRDAFDGLQSTPKSLPPKWFYDSIGSELFDQITRLPEYYPTRAEAEILRARAGEIAAASRADTLVELGSGTSEKTRLLLDSLHTRGSLRRFVPFDVDETMLSAAGAAIQHEYPGIEIEAVCGDFEKHLGEIPSGGRRLFVFLGSTIGNLTPGPRAEFLKSLADVMQPDDTLLLGTDLVKDTGRLLRAYDDAAGVTARFNLNVLAVVNRELDADFDVDAFRHVARWNADEERIEMWLRTDRPQRVRVGALDLTVDFAAGEEMLTEVSSKFYTGGVGAELAGAGLRRVQWWTDAAGDFGLSLAVK; this is encoded by the coding sequence ATGACACTGACGTTGTCCAACCATCTCGCCGCCGACTCGGCGTACCTCGCACTGCGCCGTGACGCGTTCGACGGTCTGCAGAGCACGCCGAAGTCGTTGCCGCCCAAGTGGTTCTACGATTCGATCGGCAGTGAGTTGTTCGACCAGATCACTCGCTTGCCGGAGTACTACCCGACGCGGGCCGAGGCGGAGATCCTGCGTGCCCGCGCGGGCGAAATCGCAGCGGCGAGCCGGGCCGACACCTTGGTCGAACTCGGCAGCGGCACCTCGGAGAAGACTCGTCTGCTGCTGGATTCGCTGCACACCCGCGGATCGCTGCGCCGGTTCGTCCCGTTCGACGTCGACGAGACCATGCTGTCGGCCGCCGGAGCGGCCATCCAGCACGAATATCCCGGGATCGAAATCGAGGCTGTTTGTGGCGATTTCGAGAAGCACCTGGGTGAGATCCCAAGCGGGGGCCGTCGGCTGTTCGTGTTCCTCGGGTCGACGATCGGCAATCTCACCCCCGGTCCGCGCGCCGAATTCCTCAAATCGTTGGCCGACGTGATGCAGCCTGACGACACCCTGCTCTTGGGCACCGACCTGGTCAAGGACACCGGTCGGCTGCTGCGCGCATACGACGACGCGGCCGGAGTGACCGCCCGGTTCAATCTCAATGTGCTCGCGGTGGTCAACCGGGAACTCGACGCCGATTTCGACGTCGACGCCTTCCGGCATGTAGCGCGCTGGAATGCCGACGAGGAACGCATCGAGATGTGGCTGCGGACCGATCGGCCGCAGCGGGTGCGCGTCGGTGCCCTCGACCTGACCGTCGACTTCGCCGCCGGCGAGGAAATGCTGACCGAGGTGTCGAGCAAGTTCTACACGGGCGGGGTGGGCGCCGAATTGGCCGGGGCGGGTTTGCGTCGCGTTCAGTGGTGGACCGATGCCGCGGGCGATTTCGGGTTGTCGTTGGCAGTCAAGTGA
- a CDS encoding PadR family transcriptional regulator, translating into MSNPFTPPDGPFAARPGFGFGPGPAAQRRALHDAKRHARREFREHLRDHGRDEGFGPSFGPGFGPGFGPGFGPGFGFGPGGRRRGGGRRGGHNRGRRGDVRAAILTLLAEQPMHGYEMIQQIAERSNGIWRPSPGSVYPTLQLLTDEGLISATETDGSKKLFELTEEGRAAAEKIETPPWDEIAEGVDPGQLNLRAAVGQLFGAVGQSAHAATPEQQQRIVDIVNNARREIYGILGED; encoded by the coding sequence ATGAGCAACCCATTCACTCCCCCCGACGGCCCCTTCGCCGCACGGCCCGGATTTGGCTTCGGCCCCGGCCCTGCCGCCCAACGGCGTGCGCTGCACGACGCCAAGCGGCATGCCCGTCGGGAATTCCGCGAGCACCTGCGCGACCACGGCCGTGACGAGGGCTTCGGACCGAGTTTCGGACCCGGCTTCGGTCCGGGTTTCGGTCCGGGTTTCGGTCCGGGCTTCGGTTTCGGCCCCGGCGGCCGGCGGCGCGGCGGAGGCCGGCGCGGCGGGCACAACCGTGGACGGCGCGGAGACGTGCGTGCGGCGATCTTGACGCTGCTGGCCGAGCAGCCGATGCACGGTTACGAGATGATTCAGCAGATCGCCGAGCGCAGCAACGGAATCTGGCGGCCCAGCCCCGGCTCGGTCTACCCGACCCTGCAGTTGCTGACCGATGAAGGCCTGATCTCGGCGACCGAAACCGACGGCAGCAAGAAGCTTTTCGAGCTGACCGAGGAGGGTCGCGCGGCCGCCGAGAAGATCGAAACCCCGCCGTGGGACGAGATCGCCGAAGGCGTAGACCCCGGGCAGCTGAACCTGCGCGCGGCCGTCGGCCAATTGTTCGGGGCGGTCGGGCAATCCGCCCACGCCGCCACCCCCGAGCAACAGCAGCGCATCGTCGACATCGTCAACAACGCGCGGCGCGAGATCTACGGCATCCTCGGCGAGGACTGA